In Capra hircus breed San Clemente chromosome 5, ASM170441v1, whole genome shotgun sequence, the DNA window TTTATTACTTTCTGAAACTAAAGAGAACACTGGGGGTCTTTTTCAAAGTAGGgtcggtagctcagatggtaaagaatctgtctgcagtgtaggagacctgggtttgatccctgagcagggaagatgccctggagaaggcaatggaaacccactccagtattcttgcctgggaaatcccatggacagagtatagtccgtagggtcgcaggGTCGGACACGGCGGAAGCGATTTAGCACATTCCCCAAATAGCAAAATCTGGGAAGATTTATGCCAAGAGTCCATGCATATTGACGAAGAGGCTTGAGCAGAGGAGAGTTCAGCATAGAATTGGGGCAAAGGTTGACAGTATTTGCGCTTTCCTATCTGGCTTATTCTGCTTGGCAACATGTCTTCAACGCTCATCCTTATTGCACCCTGTGTTCgaacttcatttcttttgaaggtaaagtaatattccattttaaggAATATTATTGTGTATCCCTTCATCTGTCTGActgacatttgggttgttcccaccttttggttattgtgaacAATGGTGCTGTGAACATTGGTGTTCTGAATTCTTAttgtctctctttatttttttttaatgttaagataGAGCCCAAACAGAAACAAGAAGTGGAGAATAAAGACAGGATTCCTACGCTTCTGtactctcccctgcccccaacctcATGCTGTTTATCTCATTCTGTCATAATTGCTGGCTAGATGCTCTGAACAGCTCGCTAGATTGCAGTCTTTCTGAGTTAAGACTCTCCCACAAGGTGGCCTGGTGAGATTGAATGACACCCCCAGCATCCCCTTGCCCCTCCTTTCTGGTTAGCATGGAGCACCactaggggtgggggtggaggagcaGGGGTTGTTGGGTATCTCACACAAATTGCTGCTGCTTTCCTGGCTCACTCAGCTTCTCCATGTCCCAGCCTGTGTGTTTGGCTCCATCACATCAGATCCTGGCCTCTGCAGGACCCACAGCACCAATATCAAGCACcagaatggggtgggggtggggggtggggcttctgtggtggtccagtggctaagactctgtgccccccatgcagggggcctgggttcgactCCTAGTCAGGAAAttggtcccacatgctgcaactaagagttcagatgccatgactaagacccggcgcagaaaaataaataaagaaaagaaaagaataagaggAGATTCGGATTTGTTGTCCTCATGGGATTCACGTGTTCCCTTTCACCCATGTCACGTCCATTTGTGCTTCCTGACTCTCTCCCCGTGGGCGTCGAGTTCCAACGTCGGGGCAAAGACAATAGTCTTACAGAGACTGCTTAACCAGCTCTTGCGGTTGGGTAAGGTCAAATCCCTTAGGAAAGTATTTAATATTCGCATCTCTGTTTAAACCCTAATGGGTATATCCTCATGTATTCAACCAACAAATTTTGAGTACCTACCATGGACTAGAAAATGGGTAATGGGGGTACTGCAGCCgccgccaagtcacttcagtcgtgtccgactctgcgaccccatagacggcagcccaccaggctcccccatccctgtgattctccagacaagaacactggagtgggttgccatttccttctccaatgcatgaaagtgaagtcactcagtcatctccgactcttagcgaccccatggactgcagcctagcaggctcctccatccctgcagactctgagcaaccccatggactgtagcctagcaggctcctccatccataggatcttccaggcaagggtactggagtggggtgcaaatGCGGCAGGGAGTAAAACAAAGACTCTGCCATCAGGGAGCTCATGTTTATGGTTGTGTCCTCCAGACACATTGTCTTGCTGCAAGAAAAGTCCTGGGCTAGGTTCCAGGGTTGATGTGTGAACAATGGTGAGATCTGGACCAAAATTCCTTCATCTCTCGATGTCCTGATGTCTTCACTAGTAAAAAGGGAGACCAACATTCCCACCTACTTCTCATCCAAGCACAGAGCCcggccttccctggtggaccagtggcttAGATTCTGCGCTCAAAATGcagagggctcaggttcaatccctggtcaagcaACTaactcccacatgccacaactagctcccacacaccacaactaaggcctggcatagtcaaataaataaataaatattcaaacaaaaCACAGAGCAAAGGGCAGGTGAAAGACGCCTGAAAAAATAAGCAGCTCTAAAAAATTAAGAGGCAAAACTCCAAAACCAGTTTGGAATGTTGTCATCATCTTTTATTATGTATCAAATTGTCTTTAACATTAAGTTACAACCTGATTAAACTTGATAGacatttttatctatttaaagacacacacacacacaaatctcgCTATGTACAATATCTTTTGTCTAGAGTCTAGCAAACATAGTACCTTTCATTGCAGGATTTCTGCTTAATATaataagcaaaaacaaatgaccaaaaaatatatatatttatataaaaccaAAGCAAACCCAAATCCCCAAGTCCCTTAACTACAAACATCAATGTTGAAGAAAgcattaaaaacacaaacatagaATAACTTTCTTTGTTTAGAAATGCAGAATGAATACTAGAGTTagtggcaaaggaaaaaaaaaacccataaaaacaGAACCCCGCGAAAATAACCAGCGGTCTTCACGGGTGAACGTTCCTGCTCAGGGCACAAAGCTCGACTCTAGACCATGTCTCGGTTTCTGCGGATGGCACAACACAGGATCATGCTGAAAACCATGCCGAATATCTGGAAGACAGGAAGAGGTGTGAGGGCCTGCCTGACTTTCTGCTGGAaggtggagggagagggggagacgGGAGCCATTGAGGTCCGACAAACGACAAGGAGGTAGGACAGTGGAGGGgttctggtggcccagtggttaagacgccacacttccactgcacaAGCCAGCTCCTGTGAACTCTCAGTGTGAGACACGCCCAGAGCTAAATTTAATGGTCAAATTCCAACTATTCCAATACCCTCatgagactttcactttcctctttttgcCTGTCTGTGTTTCATATTCtagttttactttattaaaaaaaaaaaaattcttaaaaaaaaatttttggccacaccacgtgacctgcgggatcttagttccccaaccagggaatgaatctgtgacccctgcagtggaagtgtggaggagtcttaaccactagaccaccaggaagtccttatATTTTTGTGCTTTTCACTGAAAGTGGCTTCAAGGCTTTCCTAGATTCAGATGAGGGGTGCCAATTACCACTAAGAGAGGAAGTGGTTCTCTCTCTTGGAGAGTCTTTCcagtgggcagaggggagggctgTGTTCCCTACTGAATCTCATCACTCCCTCGTGGGGGCTCCCCTGGGGAACCTGATGGCCCCTGATGACTTCTGGGGATTGACTGGCAAGAGAAGAGATGGTTGGAAACTTTCGGTCCCATTCTCGTTGTTCACCTTTGGGTGTCTTTCTGGCCATAGCAGGAGGTGAGACAGTTCACATCCATGCTGCTTTTACTGAAACTGCTTTCAGAGGACAAAGAAAAGCAGCTGCTTTTTGTGAAAACATGTCCTGAAGATTATCTGGGTATCACTAGCAGGATGTCTGGGTGACCTACATCCTTGCTGCTCCAAGTGTGGCCCGTGGACCAAACACAGTGGAATTACCTTGCATTTATTCCTGAAACCTTTCAGGTAGTGGGAATGGATTCTGGAGAAGCACTGAGTTCAAGTCTCAGATGCTTCACTCCTGACCTCAGAGACTCTGATCAATGTACTtaacctctctctttctctctggaatctgtaaaatgggaatatgaaTAGTTTCCACCTCATGGGTATGGCAAGAGTTAGATATGTTGATAAATTCATGGATTAGTGAAAACAGTGCCTGGTCAGAGTAACAGCTTCATAATGGTCAGAGTAAGAGCTTCATAAATTGTAATTACTAAGGTTTTTTCCCAAAGCCCCTGACACTCACCATCACCACGGCAATCCCAATACCCACAGCGCCGATGATGTGGAATTTGCTTCGGAAGATCTCGTCGATGGCTTCAGGGCAGGACTTAGTGGGGAAACCAAGACCCAGATCAACACAGCCCTACTCCAAGCTCACCCCCTCCCTCCATGGCACTCATCCGACCCCTGGGGTGCTGTGGTTCCAAAGCGAGGGCTGGGGACTGGCTGATGGATGGAAAGGAGAACCAGGAAAGGGTCCCCCAAGTTTGGGCAAGAAACCACGGAAGGAAGAGGGGTGAGCCCCTGCTTTGGGATCTGTGTCTTATCTGGCCATAGGGTTTTTATTATTGTTGGTCGctagttgtggccgactctttagtgaccccagggactgtagcccgccaggctcctctgtccatgaaattttccagacaagaatactggaatgggttgccatttccttctccaggggatgttcccgacccagggattgaacctgtgtctcctggattggcaggcagattctttactattgagccatcagggaagcctggccataGAGTTTCTTCCTATTACTATTATGGAAGTTCGTACATTTGCTCCAGCTCACATGCACGAGCTGCTCACAAGTCTAGAAGGCAAGAGTCCAGAACTGGGAGCACCCGCTATGCAGGATGGCTGGATGGAGGCCCAGTGGCTGTAGGCAGCTAGAATGCTTTGCTACTTCTCCGGTCTCTGATTGCTGCCCTGGAGGAATCAGAGACCCAGGGCAGGGGAGAAAGGAGACAGCCACCCTGGGTGCTTCCCATGGGGAAGAGGTGTTTAGGAAGCACCACAGTGGTGTCCTCACAGATCAAGGGAGCTGAAGGCATCTCCGCTTTGGTGGGATTTACCCAGAGCAGCTGGGCAAGGCACAAGGTCTTGTGTTAAGCTTACCTTCGATTTCAAGCCCTCAACTAAAGTCTTTTGGGGGCAGGTGTCGGTGAAAAATTGTTCTACCACCCCGGTCATACCACAGCAGTCCAGCTGCAGAGAGAAGGACAGGGTTGGGGGTTAGAGAGACAGGATAACCAGGACTGAAGCAGAGATGCACCCGAGTTCAGGAAAAAAGTCAGTGGGGAGGGGACGCTGATGTACCGCGGTGTGGATGGCCTTCAGCGTCTCCCGCTGGGGCTCGTCCTTGTTCTTCAGCTTGTTGTAGGTGTCCTCGTAAAACTTCTGGACTTCCTTGATCACCTGGGAAACACAGACAAGAGATGAGCAGGGATGGATTCTTTATGAACAAATGTCACCTGTTCCATTTGCTCACATGCAGCCACAAATTCCCCTGCTCTGAAATGTCACAGGGCAGACGCACCACTGGGCTAGGACAGCCCCCTCAGGGTCTCTGGGgtcccccatctcctcccacatCCTCTAGGAACCCCTCCGGCCATCTCCACTTCTGCTTGCACCTTTGGTTGGCCCCTGTAGCCCCACCTGGCTCTTTCccttcaaagagaaaaagaaaattaaattgccTCAATATAAGGaatgaaaagcaaaaatcctACTCCTGATCCAGCTAGTTCTTTTTCCTTCTAGCTTCCATCTTTTCCCTTCACTCTGAGACTGTGTGACTTTTGGTGAATTACCAAACCTCTCTGCACATGAGTTTCTGCATATGCAGAATGGAGATCGTAATGGTCCTGACCTCAGAGGTTATCCTGAAGAGTTACTGGCGATATTGCATTAAGCCGGTAGCACAGTGTCTGGTGCAGAGTACATATGGGATAAGAACTGGCTATTATATTATAACATGAAGGAGACACTCTTATCCTCCTGCACCTGGGCACATCTCCATTCAACAAATGCTTGTCCCCTGCTCTCCACCCCCCAAACCAGAACTGATCAACAACCAGCATTTCCCGTAGCAGCTTTCATAATTAGCCTTTCCTACTTCCATGGCTGCGGCCTTTATCATCTGGATAATTAAATCTTTTTCTCCCCCACTTCCCCACTTCCCATCCCCATATCCACTATCTCTCTCCTTTCGCCCCTCCTGCTAAATATGACTCGACATCCCTCCCTAAAACACTGCTATGATGGAGCCCCACCCTGGCCCCCCACCCAGCCCACACCCAGCTGTGCTTAGACCCTTTCTTTGCCAGGAATCCCCTGCCTCCACCAGCTTTCCTCCTGATATCCCCTCTCTCCATCAAGGTTTTGGTCAATGTCTCCCTCTCCATGAAGCCAGAGGAGACACCCCTCGCCTACCTACGCCAGCTTTTCGAATCCCATGGGGTTTCTGGATATAAATGACTTTTGTAACACCAGTCAGTCCTTATCCCACATGGAGTGGCAAAGTTCCTTGAATCGTGGAGCACAGCTCATCTATCTCTGGACCCCGCAGAGAGTGTGGCATAGCTCTTGGCTGCTGGTGGCATGTGTTTATAAACTAGGGGAGGGGAACTAGGCCACACAAAGCATTATTTTCCTAAGCTGTGTACCAGAGAAGTTGGGGGAGTGCTATACAGGTGTGAGAGGCAGACACCAACTCTACCATACTGCCTGACCTCTTCTCTATGACAGCGCCTGGGAGGCTGGTGCTCACTCCCATCCCCTGCCCTGGGGAGCTCCTGTTAGAGGCACGTTTGATGGCTGAAGGGTGACCCAAGTGACCAGCCAGGATACCTTTCTGCCGCCATCACCCCTACGCCCCCGACTCCTAAGAGGTCTTAAGGGAAAACCTACCTCCTCCTTGTGGGAATATCCCCAGATGGCTGCAGCTACTTCAATGGCAAATATCACCAAGAGGAAGCTGAAGAACTGGAAGAGAAAAAGGGCTGGGGTTAGACGCAGGCCCAGCCAGCTGGCCGAAACAGGCAGAGGGCATTTTGGAGACCAGGCTTCTGGGGATCTGGCATCGGGGGCTAGAAGGGATGCCtggaaggggcaggaggaggtTCAGAGCTGCCAGCGCTTGGCCAAGGCCAGGAGCGGGGACAAACCTCAGGGGGAAAACATCAGAGACTCCAGACtagtatttgtttgtttgcttgtttttctcacaaagcaagagacttgaCTGGGAAGGGGCGCCTTTGGGGAGAGCAGGAGAATAAGGGAATGCAgggctgctctgccacgtggcttgaAGTCTTTGCTTTTAAGGTGacgggattagtttctgggtcaGAACTGGTATTTCTAAAGGTGTTAACGAAGAggtggtgattaaaaaaaaaaacctcacacgCTCACAAAACCCAGAGATgtgaggaaagaaggaagtgaaCACACTCTGGAGTTGGAGGAGAACTGTCACACAAAACCTGAAACAAGAAGAGGAGGTGAAGGCACCTGTGGATTCAGGGGAAAAAGGCAAACGTGGGCCTAGAAAAAGGGATAAACGAAGTCCTGGCATTTAGTTGCCCAAGGGAAGTGACAAGACAGTGGCTTCAGGAAGGAAGAGGCACTAGCGTGTTACTACAGAGGGGAGGAGACACGTGGGGATAAGGCCCTGGGGACCCGCCCCACCCCCTGGTCTACAGGATCCTGGGACGGGGACCtgagaggccaggggcggtgggcACACAGGGGACACTCACCAATCCCAGCATGCACTGGGACTCCTGCACGGCTCCGCAGCAGCCCAGGAAGCCCACCAGCATCATGAGTGCACCGGCTCCGATCAGAATATAGACTCCTGGGGGGACGGGGCAGGGTTAGGGGGAG includes these proteins:
- the CD9 gene encoding CD9 antigen codes for the protein MPVKGGTKCIKYLLFGFNFIFWLAGIAVLSVGLWLRFDSQTKSIFEQETNDSSFYTGVYILIGAGALMMLVGFLGCCGAVQESQCMLGLFFSFLLVIFAIEVAAAIWGYSHKEEVIKEVQKFYEDTYNKLKNKDEPQRETLKAIHTALDCCGMTGVVEQFFTDTCPQKTLVEGLKSKSCPEAIDEIFRSKFHIIGAVGIGIAVVMIFGMVFSMILCCAIRRNRDMV